From the genome of Montipora foliosa isolate CH-2021 unplaced genomic scaffold, ASM3666993v2 scaffold_472, whole genome shotgun sequence, one region includes:
- the LOC137989759 gene encoding uncharacterized protein, whose amino-acid sequence MYELYEQLLPTKLYTKEKTQTSTDGEVLCMLCGKVAESVAHVLAGCSSLAQTKYLYRHNAALKILFFELLREHELIEEVPPWYSPAMPKPAYQNTTSEAFWDIPIYAEHNEVRANRIDARLVSHERKEVYTIEMSCPWIESRAKKDEEKTLKYGPMMWELKQRYNGYRVEQYNIIIDVLGGYSKHLEKSVRKLIGARARSVLERMQKSVISNTLNIARTFKINT is encoded by the coding sequence ATGTATGAGCTATATGAGCAGTTGTTACCTACGAAGCTCTACACAAAGGAAAAGACGCAAACCTCCACCGACGGTGAAGTCCTATGCATGTTATGTGGGAAGGTAGCTGAGAGCGTTGCACATGTACTGGCTGGATGTTCCTCCCTGGCACAAACCAAGTACCTATACAGGCATAATGCAGCCTTgaagattctgttttttgagcTCCTCCGAGAGCATGAGTTGATAGAAGAGGTTCCACCATGGTACTCACCGGCGATGCCAAAACCAGCCTACCAGAACACCACGAGTGAAGCGTTTTGGGATATTCCCATCTATGCAGAGCACAACGAAGTAAGAGCAAATCGGATAGACGCGCGTCTTGTCAGCCACGAGAGGAAAGAAGTTTACACAATTgaaatgagctgcccatggATTGAGAGTAGAGCCAAGAAAGATGAGGAAAAGACGCTCAAGTATGGTCCCATGATGTGGGAGCTGAAGCAGAGATACAATGGTTACAGGGTTGAACAGTACAACATAATAATTGACGTATTGGGTGGTTATTCTAAACACCTAGAGAAGTCGGTGAGGAAGCTAATAGGAGCGAGAGCGCGGAGTGTACTTGAGCGGATGCAGAAGTCGGTCAtctcaaacactttgaacattgcCAGAACATTTAAGATAAATACTTAG
- the LOC137989761 gene encoding uncharacterized protein, whose product MAAQTERKITGLVPSPNGTILQSAVPCSNGYINNAEVSDENGIDNEIGDDGFEYGEEDQSDEASSSAGQYGVSSESKVLVLLLFLWQTLYKVSDHGMLILLKFLRLFITMIGNVAKVESVVKFAQSLPQTLYMAKSYIGLGQDEFEKYVAFPKCCTLYKTEECTVRKTNGQVVVKKCDNVRFPNHPQRNRRKQCGALLMKQMRSKNGSAFLYPKRLYCFKKLSDSLRAQITRPGFLEKCESWRKRDLTGNSMGDVFEGRVWKDFLDSDGDPYFSTAGNLGVMLNVDWFQPYKHTNHSCGVIYLVLMNLPREERFKPENVIIVGIIPGPKEPKGDINSFLTPLVDELIDFWDGVIFEDSRLKYCFSGCNKCFKTFPRSSFGAKPDFSGFDTETWERRTNELHRVHAESVRFAGCQSQINSMVHNTGAKYSVLLQLPYYDAVRFVIIDPMHNLFLGLAKSTLKVWKKKDLIGEKDFELLQRRVNAVVPPPEIGRIPSKIATGFSGFTADQWKNWVCYYSAFALKGILRREHYDAWMHFVTACHLICCQSITMEQCLEAESRILKFCKLFENLYGNTKCTPNMHLSCHLVECIRDYGPVYSFWCFSFERYNGILGSYHKNNHNIGIQLMRRFLRDIELGMMDFPDEHKEFQCLLSATATQTGTLGEMLNEDQSETFVPLPPVKRIALNDDDHSKLTEMYRTLLPNSEVVSTQRLCDSFSRVQISGAIYRCSRNYGVLAKWFNGECRPGRVCRFLTHNVVVKQGRGKRQKLTFVLAEVDWFKAHPERNWFPDPLEVWCTDFESHSEMSFIPAQRIHSQCLTVQYKVKFNYGRETVVVTIPLIGRFIL is encoded by the exons ATGGCGGCACAAACTGAACGAAAGATCACAGGCCTAGTGCCCAGTCCTAACGGTACAATACTACAGAGTGCAGTTCCTTGTTCTAATGGTTATATAAATAATGCTGAG gTAAGTGATGAAAATGGAATTGATAACGAAATTGGAGATGACGGTTTTGAGTATGGTGAAGAAGACCAATCTGATGAAGCAAGTAGCTCAGCTGGCCAGTATGGAGTGTCGTCAGAATCAAAAGTCCTTGTTTTGCTCCTTTTTCTCTGGCAAACACTTTATAAAGTCTCTGATCATGGAATGCTAATTCTGTTGAAGTTCTTAAGACTTTTTATTACAATGATTGGCAATGTGGCAAAGGTTGAGTCTGTTGTTAAATTTGCACAAAGTTTACCACAGACACTTTATATGGCCAAATCATACATTGGACTTGGACAAGATGAGTTTGAAAAATATGTTGCCTTTCCAAAGTGCTGTACATTGTACAAAACTGAGGAATGTACTGTAAGGAAAACCAATGGCCAGGTTGTTGTAAAGAAATGTGACAATGTCCGATTTCCGAATCATCCCCAGAGAAACCGAAGGAAGCAATGTGGTGCACTTTTAATGAAGCAAATGCGATCCAAGAATGGATCTGCTTTCCTCTATCCTAAGAGGTTGTACTGTTTTAAGAAATTGTCAGATTCATTGAGGGCGCAGATTACAAGACCTGGCTTTCTTGAAAAGTGCGAGTCTTGGAGGAAAAGAGACCTTACCGGAAATTCAATGGGTGATGTATTTGAAGGCAGAGTTTGGAAAGATTTTTTGGATTCTGACGGAGATCCTTACTTCTCAACAGCAGGAAACCTAGGCGTCATGCTCAATGTGGATTGGTTTCAGCCTTACAAGCACACCAATCACAGTTGTGGAGTGATATATTTAGTGCTAATGAATCTTCCTCGGGAGGAGAGGTTTAAACCTGAAAATGTGATAATTGTCGGGATTATACCAGGCCCCAAAGAACCGAAGGGTGATATCAATTCATTTCTTACACCTCTTGTTGATGAACTTATAGACTTCTGGGATGGAGTAATCTTTGAGGATTCACGCC TGAAATACTGTTTTTCAGGTTGCAACAAGTGCTTCAAAACCTTTCCAAGGAGCTCTTTTGGAGCCAAACCTGATTTCTCAGGTTTTGACACAGAAACTTGGGAAAGAAGGACAAACGAACTGCACAGAGTGCATGCAGAGTCTGTACGATTTGCAGGGTGTCAATCACAGATTAATTCCATGGTTCACAACACTGGGGCCAAATATTCAGTGCTGCTTCAATTGCCATACTACGATGCTGTGCGCTTTGTTATCATTGATCCAATGCACAACCTTTTCCTTGGATTGGCAAAATCAACATTAAAAGTCTGGAAAAAGAAAGATTTGATAGGCGAGAAAGACTTTGAGTTGCTGCAGAGGAGAGTCAATGCTGTTGTACCACCTCCAGAAATTGGAAGAATCCCTTCAAAAATTGCCACAGGATTTAGTGGCTTTACAGCAGACCAGTGGAAGAACTGGGTTTGTTACTACTCAGCATTTGCATTGAAAGGAATTTTACGTAGAGAACACTATGATGCATGGATGCATTTTGTCACTGCGTGCCACTTAATTTGCTGTCAATCAATTACAATGGAGCAGTGTTTAGAGGCAGAATCAAGAATTCTGAAGTTTTGTAAACTGTTTGAGAATCTATATGGCAATACAAAGTGCACTCCAAACATGCACTTAAGTTGTCACCTTGTAGAGTGTATCAGAGACTATGGACCAGTCTATTCATTCTGGTGTTTCTCCTTTGAAAGATACAATGGCATCTTGGGGTCATATCACAAGAACAACCACAACATTG GTATTCAGCTGATGCGCAGATTTCTTCGTGATATTGAGTTAGGCATGATGGACTTCCCCGATGAACATAAAGAATTCCAGTGTTTGCTTTCTGCTACTGCTACTCAAACTGGCACTCTTGgagaaatgttgaatgaagatCAGAGTGAAACGTTTGTTCCTTTGCCACCAGTCAAGAGGATTGCtttaaatgatgatgatcattCCAAACTTACAGAAATGTATAGAACTTTGCTTCCCAACAGTGAGGTAGTTTCTACTCAAAGACTCTGTGATAGCTTTTCAAGAGTTCAAATCAGTGGTGCAATTTACAGATGTTCAAGGAATTATGGTGTTTTAGCTAAATGGTTTAATGGGGAGTGTAGACCAGGAAGAGTTTGCAGATTCCTTACCCATAATGTGGTTGTAAAGCAAGGCCGAGGCAAAAGGCAGAAGCTTACTTTTGTGCTTGCTGAGGTTGATTGGTTCAAGGCCCATCCCGAAAGAAACTGGTTTCCGGACCCCCTTGAAGTATGGTGTACTGATTTTGAAAGTCATTCTGAAATGTCTTTCATTCCAGCTCAAAGAATTCACAGTCAATGTTTGACAGTTCAGTacaaagttaaatttaattatGGAAGAGAAACGGTTGTTGTCACCATTCCATTGATTGGAAGATTTATCTTATGA